In Methanomicrobiales archaeon, a genomic segment contains:
- a CDS encoding class I adenylate-forming enzyme family protein, producing the protein MPNISTFLDVNARYTKRPVLIYPARNESYTFSDLLSRTNALANALLAAGIGRGDRICIYLDNCPEHLIAYLASWRIGAVAVPANRAYREAELLHAVSDSAARAVVTDAAGEQAIREIREKVPALSAIISSGSPCAGALSLAEIFAGPDRLPAADCRFDDLCQLQYTAGTTGKPKGAMLTHGNWMAALDAEREVLSLTAEDTYLGIYPLGHVGFSWGLAALKSGARFVMMDRYEPERYLSLAEEYGVTVLSAMPPVLHTLLSSPPGTEERLATVRVAISGGGPLLPSIWEGFDRRYRIRIANAYGLSETIVVGSATCVLPQHYEMHRGYRSVGAPVGYAEIRIVDESDPQRELPPHSVGEIAVRGPAVAKGYWNLPAATAEVFLPGGWFLTGDLGYLDRDGILYVTDRKKDMINMSGWKIYPAEVENVLIQHPAIRDAAVFGRPDVRRGESPVAAVVLREGRSLDYEELARFCRERLAGYKVPRGMVVLPELPRVNGWKLLRRELREKFDNGVERV; encoded by the coding sequence ATGCCGAACATCTCCACCTTCCTGGATGTCAATGCACGCTACACCAAGAGGCCCGTCCTCATTTATCCCGCCCGCAACGAGTCGTATACCTTCTCCGACCTGCTCTCCCGCACGAACGCGCTGGCAAACGCCCTTCTTGCCGCCGGTATCGGCAGGGGCGACCGCATCTGCATCTACCTGGACAACTGCCCCGAGCACCTCATCGCGTACCTGGCCTCCTGGCGGATCGGCGCCGTGGCGGTCCCCGCGAACCGTGCCTACCGCGAGGCAGAGCTGCTGCACGCTGTCTCGGACTCCGCTGCACGGGCGGTCGTCACCGACGCGGCAGGGGAGCAGGCGATCCGGGAGATTCGCGAGAAGGTTCCCGCGCTCTCCGCCATCATCTCGAGCGGCTCCCCCTGCGCCGGCGCCCTCTCCCTCGCGGAGATCTTCGCCGGCCCGGACCGGCTCCCTGCCGCCGACTGCAGGTTCGATGACCTCTGCCAGCTGCAGTATACCGCCGGCACTACGGGGAAGCCCAAGGGTGCGATGCTCACCCACGGCAACTGGATGGCAGCGCTGGACGCCGAGCGGGAGGTCCTCTCCCTCACCGCGGAGGACACCTACCTGGGCATCTACCCCCTGGGCCATGTCGGGTTCTCCTGGGGGCTCGCCGCCCTGAAGAGCGGCGCCCGTTTCGTCATGATGGACCGCTACGAACCGGAGCGTTACCTCTCCCTCGCGGAGGAGTACGGGGTGACCGTGCTCTCCGCCATGCCGCCCGTGCTCCACACCCTGCTCTCCAGCCCGCCCGGCACCGAAGAGCGCCTCGCGACGGTGCGGGTGGCGATCAGCGGCGGCGGCCCCCTCCTGCCGAGCATCTGGGAGGGCTTCGACCGCCGCTACCGCATCCGCATCGCGAACGCCTACGGCCTCTCCGAGACGATCGTGGTCGGGTCGGCAACCTGCGTCCTCCCGCAGCACTACGAGATGCACCGGGGGTACCGCAGCGTGGGCGCTCCCGTCGGCTACGCGGAGATCCGTATCGTCGATGAGAGCGACCCGCAGCGGGAGCTGCCCCCGCATTCGGTAGGGGAGATCGCCGTGCGGGGGCCTGCCGTTGCGAAGGGCTACTGGAACCTGCCGGCAGCGACTGCCGAGGTCTTTCTCCCCGGCGGCTGGTTCCTGACGGGCGATCTCGGCTATCTCGACAGGGACGGCATCCTCTATGTCACAGATCGCAAGAAGGACATGATAAACATGTCCGGCTGGAAGATCTACCCTGCCGAGGTGGAGAACGTCCTGATCCAGCACCCGGCGATCCGGGATGCGGCGGTCTTCGGCCGACCGGACGTGCGGCGGGGTGAGAGCCCGGTGGCCGCCGTCGTGCTCAGGGAGGGTCGGAGTCTCGACTACGAGGAACTCGCCCGCTTCTGCCGCGAGAGGCTGGCCGGTTACAAGGTGCCCCGCGGGATGGTCGTCCTCCCCGAGCTGCCTCGGGTGAACGGCTGGAAGCTGCTCCGCAGGGAACTGCGGGAGAAGTTCGATAACGGAGTTGAACGGGTATGA
- a CDS encoding energy-coupling factor transporter transmembrane component T, whose translation MAEILQYVHRDGFLHRLNPLTKILCILAIGASTVLSDQPLLLSAIILGLILVAWKGRILNEILRQTALIAAMSAILIAIAILTVPHGTVLGTLIPQPVPLIGGAIPITLGALGIGSLITLRFMVLITLFQLFVISTQPRDLVHALEWMRVPPEYTLMFVLALRFIPSLQREAIRIHEAQLARGYNPGGGLFGRIRSLAPLMIPLVAHSLGKATVLGLTIDLRGYRRYRPVRKLRFSAADIAAVSGVGLGGIALCWCIFPI comes from the coding sequence ATGGCGGAGATCCTGCAGTACGTCCATAGAGACGGTTTCCTGCACCGTCTCAATCCCCTGACGAAGATCCTCTGCATCCTGGCGATCGGCGCTTCTACCGTCCTGTCGGATCAGCCCCTCCTGCTCTCCGCCATCATCCTCGGCCTCATCCTTGTCGCCTGGAAAGGCCGCATCCTGAACGAGATCCTGCGGCAGACCGCCCTCATCGCGGCGATGAGCGCGATACTCATCGCGATCGCCATTCTCACGGTTCCCCACGGGACCGTGCTCGGCACCCTGATCCCGCAGCCCGTTCCGCTGATCGGCGGTGCCATCCCGATCACCCTGGGGGCGCTCGGGATCGGCAGCCTCATCACTCTCCGCTTCATGGTCCTGATCACACTGTTCCAGCTCTTCGTCATCTCGACGCAGCCGCGGGATCTGGTGCACGCGCTGGAGTGGATGCGGGTGCCGCCGGAGTACACGCTCATGTTCGTGCTGGCCCTGCGGTTCATCCCCTCCCTCCAGCGGGAAGCCATCCGCATCCACGAGGCACAGCTTGCCCGGGGTTACAACCCGGGCGGGGGATTGTTCGGGCGGATCCGCAGCCTCGCTCCGCTGATGATCCCCCTCGTCGCCCACTCCCTCGGAAAGGCGACCGTGCTGGGGCTCACCATCGACCTCCGGGGCTATCGGAGATACCGGCCAGTGCGGAAGCTCCGATTCTCCGCTGCCGACATCGCTGCCGTCTCCGGAGTTGGCCTTGGCGGGATCGCTCTCTGCTGGTGCATATTCCCGATTTAA
- a CDS encoding UbiX family flavin prenyltransferase: MEREFVIGVTGASGSIYARRLLEVLCRSHRVHIIVSETARELASHEGVNLDGFDAAYYDNRDLAAPIASGSYRFERMAIVPCSAKTLAAVSHGMANTLIGRAADVALKERRGLVLLMREMPLSRVHLRNMLLADESGATVMVASPGFYHHPRTIDDLVDMVVGRVLDHLGVEHALMARWRGYDA, translated from the coding sequence ATGGAGAGAGAGTTCGTCATCGGGGTGACGGGAGCGAGCGGAAGCATCTATGCCCGGCGTCTGCTGGAGGTCCTCTGCCGCTCCCACCGCGTCCACATCATCGTATCGGAAACCGCACGCGAGCTCGCGTCCCACGAAGGGGTGAACCTGGACGGGTTCGATGCGGCATACTACGACAACCGCGACCTGGCTGCACCCATCGCCAGCGGATCGTACCGCTTCGAGCGGATGGCCATCGTCCCCTGCAGCGCCAAGACGCTCGCCGCCGTCAGCCACGGCATGGCGAACACCCTGATCGGGAGGGCGGCGGACGTCGCCCTGAAGGAGCGGAGGGGACTGGTCCTGCTGATGCGCGAGATGCCGCTCTCCCGTGTCCACCTGCGGAATATGCTGCTTGCCGACGAGAGCGGGGCGACGGTGATGGTGGCGAGTCCGGGTTTCTACCACCATCCCAGGACCATCGACGATCTGGTGGACATGGTGGTGGGGCGCGTCCTCGATCACCTCGGCGTGGAGCACGCACTGATGGCGCGGTGGAGAGGATACGATGCGTGA
- the aspS gene encoding aspartate--tRNA(Asn) ligase, whose translation MSVPIREVTPYTSTAEIQGWVHEIRDLGGLFFCLVRDRTGIIQVTIAKKKAPEGVLAAINTLNRESVVRVSGVVKAIDKAPGGRELIPASLEILSTAATPLPLDVVEKVPAELDTRLDARFLDLRKPRVTAVFLIRSTAMQAVNGFFADRGFVHIATPKIVAAATEGGTELFPIAYFEKEAFLNQSPQLYKQMMMAAGFEKVLEIGPIFRAEEHNTTKHLNEATSIDIEVSFADHRDVMQILEDLIVHIYRRVREKNGDSLAELGLDGFEVPRTPFPRVSYGDAIDIAATRTGERIAFGDDIGTAAEKALGEEIGEHYFIVDWPTTIRPYYAMPYPEKPELCKAFDLMHPRMELASGAQRVHQHDLLVDQIRAKGLTPENFEFYLKPFRYGMPPHAGWGLGAERLVMTMLGLPNIREAVLFPRDRHRLVP comes from the coding sequence ATGAGCGTTCCAATCCGTGAAGTGACTCCGTATACGAGCACCGCAGAGATCCAGGGCTGGGTGCATGAGATCCGCGATCTGGGCGGATTGTTCTTCTGCCTCGTGCGGGACCGAACCGGAATCATCCAGGTTACCATCGCCAAGAAAAAGGCTCCCGAAGGTGTTCTTGCCGCGATCAACACTCTCAATCGGGAGTCCGTGGTTCGGGTATCGGGTGTCGTGAAGGCGATCGACAAGGCGCCCGGGGGGCGGGAGCTGATCCCCGCGAGCCTGGAGATACTCAGCACCGCTGCCACCCCGCTCCCCCTCGATGTGGTGGAGAAGGTGCCGGCGGAACTGGACACCCGCCTGGATGCCCGATTCCTGGACCTGCGGAAACCTCGGGTAACGGCCGTATTCCTGATCCGCAGCACGGCGATGCAGGCGGTGAACGGATTCTTCGCGGACCGCGGGTTCGTTCATATCGCCACCCCCAAGATTGTTGCGGCTGCAACCGAGGGGGGAACGGAGCTCTTCCCGATCGCCTACTTCGAGAAGGAGGCGTTCCTCAACCAGAGCCCGCAGCTCTACAAGCAGATGATGATGGCAGCGGGATTCGAGAAGGTGCTGGAGATCGGCCCCATCTTTCGGGCGGAGGAGCACAACACCACCAAGCACCTGAACGAGGCCACATCGATCGATATCGAGGTCTCCTTTGCGGATCACCGCGACGTGATGCAGATTCTGGAGGACCTGATCGTCCACATCTACCGCCGGGTGCGGGAGAAGAACGGCGATTCCCTCGCCGAGCTGGGCCTTGACGGATTCGAGGTGCCCAGAACGCCGTTTCCGCGCGTCTCCTACGGGGACGCGATCGATATCGCGGCGACGAGGACCGGTGAGAGGATCGCCTTTGGAGACGATATCGGCACGGCGGCGGAGAAGGCTCTGGGCGAGGAGATCGGCGAGCACTATTTCATCGTGGACTGGCCCACGACGATCCGCCCCTACTATGCCATGCCGTACCCGGAGAAACCGGAACTCTGCAAGGCCTTCGATCTGATGCATCCGAGGATGGAGCTCGCGAGCGGTGCACAGCGCGTGCACCAGCACGATCTGCTCGTGGACCAGATCCGGGCAAAAGGGCTGACGCCGGAGAACTTCGAGTTCTACTTGAAGCCGTTCCGGTATGGCATGCCCCCGCACGCCGGCTGGGGTCTGGGGGCCGAGCGGCTTGTGATGACCATGCTCGGCCTCCCCAACATCCGCGAGGCGGTGCTCTTCCCGCGGGATCGGCACCGCCTGGTTCCTTGA
- a CDS encoding HD domain-containing protein: MKIIKDPVHGFVEVDDTALRLLDSPPLQRLRYVKQLGFTYLVYPGAIHTRFEHSLGTMHLAVLMCRKLSLSPAETLLVASSALLHDIGHGPFSHALEPFMQEFLGWGHLDAGARLIREGIVADLLERAGIEPAEAAEMVIGRHPLSGIIHGDLDVDRMDYLLRDAHYTGVPYGTVDAHRLIQGTIRTDAGLMLDESGIHAAESLLIARTLMRPSVYFHHVSRIAESMLAYALHEHLREGGDLPALMAMDDAEFLLELRRSRSAAARRMAEAVYRRQLFKRALYVGSDRVNVAALQSESGYASSRRFAQDIAERASLDEGEVLVDIPPMPRDMAVQVRVQNRHTATVLEELSPLITTLNETRRQQWRMGVYMPAHHRDKVEAAATEVFHVKKPTRQDKLPVE; encoded by the coding sequence ATGAAGATCATCAAGGATCCGGTGCACGGATTTGTCGAGGTGGACGACACCGCTCTTCGGCTGCTCGACTCTCCTCCCCTGCAGAGGCTCCGCTACGTCAAACAGCTCGGGTTCACCTACCTGGTATACCCGGGAGCGATCCACACGCGGTTCGAGCATTCGCTCGGGACCATGCACCTCGCGGTCCTGATGTGCCGCAAGCTCTCCCTGTCCCCGGCTGAGACGCTCCTCGTTGCATCCAGCGCCCTGCTCCACGACATCGGGCACGGCCCCTTCTCCCACGCCCTCGAACCGTTCATGCAGGAGTTCCTGGGCTGGGGGCACCTGGATGCCGGCGCCCGCCTCATACGGGAAGGGATCGTCGCCGACCTGCTCGAGCGCGCGGGGATCGAGCCGGCGGAGGCGGCGGAGATGGTGATCGGCCGTCACCCTCTCTCCGGCATCATCCACGGCGACCTGGACGTGGACCGGATGGACTACCTGCTGCGGGACGCCCACTACACCGGCGTCCCCTACGGGACGGTGGACGCCCACCGCCTGATTCAGGGGACCATCCGCACCGATGCCGGTCTGATGCTGGACGAGAGCGGGATCCACGCCGCCGAGTCCCTGCTGATCGCACGGACGCTGATGCGCCCGTCCGTCTATTTCCACCATGTCAGTCGCATCGCGGAGAGTATGCTGGCGTATGCGCTCCACGAGCATCTGCGGGAGGGGGGTGATCTCCCCGCCCTGATGGCGATGGACGATGCCGAGTTCCTGCTCGAACTGCGCCGTTCCCGGAGTGCGGCAGCGCGGCGGATGGCAGAAGCCGTGTACCGGCGGCAGCTCTTCAAGCGGGCCCTCTATGTGGGGAGCGATCGGGTGAATGTCGCGGCACTCCAGAGCGAGAGCGGTTATGCGTCTTCACGGCGGTTCGCGCAGGATATCGCCGAGCGGGCTTCCCTGGACGAGGGCGAGGTGCTCGTCGACATCCCGCCGATGCCCCGGGACATGGCGGTTCAGGTGCGGGTCCAGAACCGGCACACGGCAACGGTCCTGGAGGAGCTCTCCCCCCTGATCACCACCCTGAACGAGACGCGGAGGCAGCAGTGGCGCATGGGCGTCTATATGCCCGCACATCACCGTGATAAGGTCGAAGCGGCGGCGACCGAGGTCTTCCACGTGAAGAAGCCCACGCGGCAGGATAAACTACCGGTAGAGTGA
- the cofD gene encoding 2-phospho-L-lactate transferase has product MITFLSGGTGTPKLLRGMREVLGDAAISVIVNTAEDIWISGNHISPDVDTVLYLFGGILNTETWWGIRDDTFRTHEVLRELGGDEFIRIGDRDRAVQILRGNLLREGKTLTECTAMLAQKLGVAARILPMTDDTVTTCIQTEQGLLHFQEYWVKHRGQLAVQDVLRRSKDRPAATDAVLAAIEESDAVVIGPSNPVTSISPILECEGVIPALLNAFVVAVSPFIGDRPVSGPAAELMRAWGCEASSLGTYRLYEEFVDLFVQDVRDPVSIEGAARLDTLMVTVEKSITLSEALIGLISNKI; this is encoded by the coding sequence ATGATAACATTCCTGTCGGGGGGAACCGGTACGCCCAAGCTCCTCCGCGGCATGCGGGAGGTGCTGGGAGACGCTGCGATCAGCGTCATCGTCAACACTGCCGAGGACATTTGGATCTCGGGCAACCACATCTCCCCGGATGTGGATACCGTTCTCTACCTCTTCGGCGGCATCCTGAACACGGAGACCTGGTGGGGCATCCGCGATGACACCTTCCGCACGCACGAAGTCCTGCGGGAACTGGGCGGGGACGAGTTCATCCGCATCGGAGACCGGGACCGCGCCGTGCAGATACTGCGGGGCAATCTGCTCCGGGAGGGGAAGACCCTCACGGAGTGCACCGCCATGCTCGCGCAGAAGCTGGGCGTGGCGGCGCGGATCCTGCCCATGACCGACGATACGGTGACCACCTGCATCCAGACGGAGCAGGGTCTGCTCCACTTCCAGGAGTACTGGGTGAAGCACCGGGGGCAGCTCGCGGTGCAGGATGTCCTGCGGAGGAGCAAGGACCGTCCTGCCGCGACGGATGCGGTGCTCGCCGCCATCGAGGAGAGCGATGCCGTGGTAATCGGCCCCAGCAACCCGGTGACTTCCATATCCCCCATCCTCGAGTGCGAGGGCGTGATCCCGGCGCTGCTCAATGCGTTCGTGGTGGCGGTCAGCCCGTTCATCGGTGACCGCCCGGTGAGCGGACCGGCCGCCGAGCTGATGCGGGCCTGGGGATGCGAGGCCAGTTCTCTGGGAACGTACAGGCTGTACGAAGAGTTCGTTGACCTCTTCGTCCAGGACGTCCGCGATCCCGTATCCATCGAGGGGGCGGCGAGGCTGGATACCCTGATGGTGACTGTCGAGAAGAGCATAACGCTGTCAGAGGCTTTGATCGGATTAATAAGCAATAAAATTTGA
- a CDS encoding methionine synthase, producing the protein MEFISKLFPTTVVGSYPVVKSVGLKSLLDPLHSAVVQAVSDQMQAGIDIISDGQVRGDMVSVFTSRLPGVHGQRVVGKVEPPARPITLGDTRYALSRHPLVKGIITGPSTLAHALQIATPIYRNREELILDLAKSLLVEAKGLEEAGVTILQIDEPILSTGMADMQAALESITLITSGLRCATCLHVCGELVGVIDAILKMPVTIFDFEFSGSDRNLDIIARRDVKGRWIGFGCVDSSDPGVESVAEIEKRIQRGAEIFEPRRMLIDPDCGLRMLSRDVAFKKLKNMVDASRQMRIELA; encoded by the coding sequence ATGGAATTTATCTCGAAACTCTTTCCGACGACGGTCGTCGGAAGCTACCCCGTGGTGAAGAGCGTGGGGTTGAAGAGTCTCCTCGATCCCCTCCACTCCGCTGTCGTGCAGGCCGTCTCGGATCAGATGCAGGCCGGAATCGACATCATCTCCGACGGGCAGGTGCGGGGCGACATGGTGTCCGTGTTCACCTCCCGGCTGCCGGGCGTCCACGGTCAGCGGGTGGTCGGGAAGGTCGAGCCGCCGGCCCGGCCGATCACTCTCGGGGATACGCGGTATGCGCTCTCCCGCCACCCCCTCGTGAAGGGGATCATAACTGGGCCGAGCACTCTCGCCCATGCCCTCCAGATCGCCACGCCGATCTACCGCAACCGCGAGGAGCTGATCCTCGATCTGGCGAAGAGCCTTCTCGTGGAGGCGAAGGGGCTGGAAGAGGCCGGGGTGACCATCCTGCAGATCGACGAACCGATCCTGTCGACGGGCATGGCGGACATGCAGGCGGCTCTGGAATCGATCACGCTCATCACCTCCGGGCTACGCTGCGCGACCTGCCTGCACGTCTGCGGGGAGCTGGTCGGCGTGATCGACGCGATCCTGAAGATGCCGGTCACCATCTTCGACTTCGAGTTCTCCGGCAGCGACCGGAACCTCGACATCATCGCACGGCGGGATGTGAAGGGGAGATGGATCGGGTTCGGGTGCGTGGACAGCAGCGATCCCGGCGTCGAGAGCGTGGCCGAGATCGAGAAGCGGATTCAGCGCGGCGCGGAGATCTTCGAGCCCCGCAGGATGCTGATCGATCCCGACTGCGGACTGCGCATGCTCTCCCGGGATGTGGCCTTCAAAAAACTGAAGAACATGGTGGATGCCAGCCGGCAGATGCGGATAGAACTGGCCTGA
- a CDS encoding ATP-binding cassette domain-containing protein: MIQLEGVHYTYPLKTEKALRDITLTCEPGRCVMVAGPSGSGKTTLCLAAGGILRHEFGGTLEGTVSIAGTDIATYRSLPEIAATVGIAFDDPEAQLIFTTVEEEILSALEGRGLDPAEAEERLEAILAMTDLTHLRDRAPHALSGGQKQRVVLAATLALGTDILILDEPTTELDEQGIRSILGILKSAKAQGRTILLTDHGIDGLREVVDTLVVLEGGRITAAGPPHAVLREERAKDILSRDYSGLNSRAIPRPAADGAPVIEVRGLAHRYGGIPALRGVDLAIRSGEFVAIVGENGSGKTTLLKHFNGLLKPDSGHVTVLGRDTRFAAVSELARHVGLVFQNPDHMFFQETVRDEIAFGSLNLGIPDPESVVDEVLLQMRLQDVQHIYPRWLSRGERQRLAIGCILAMQPSIIALDEPTTGLDGRETRGILEILKGLQRDGRTIVAVTHNRNIATQCADRVVTMERGMVISDVTVRGE; encoded by the coding sequence ATGATCCAGCTCGAAGGAGTCCACTATACCTATCCGCTCAAGACGGAGAAGGCGCTCCGAGATATCACCCTGACCTGCGAACCCGGTCGGTGCGTCATGGTCGCCGGGCCATCCGGATCGGGCAAGACAACCCTCTGCCTGGCGGCGGGCGGTATCCTCCGCCACGAGTTCGGAGGCACGCTCGAAGGGACGGTATCGATCGCGGGCACAGACATCGCGACCTACCGCAGCCTCCCGGAGATAGCGGCCACTGTCGGGATCGCCTTCGACGATCCGGAGGCCCAGCTCATCTTCACCACCGTCGAGGAGGAGATTCTTTCGGCCCTGGAAGGGCGGGGGCTCGATCCCGCCGAGGCCGAGGAGCGGCTCGAGGCGATTCTCGCCATGACCGATCTCACACACCTCCGCGACCGCGCTCCGCACGCCCTTTCGGGCGGCCAGAAGCAGCGTGTGGTGCTCGCCGCCACCCTCGCCCTCGGCACGGATATCCTCATCCTGGACGAACCGACTACGGAGCTCGACGAGCAGGGAATCCGCTCGATTCTCGGGATTCTCAAATCCGCAAAGGCGCAGGGCAGGACGATTCTCCTGACCGATCACGGGATCGACGGGCTGCGGGAGGTCGTCGATACTCTCGTCGTCCTGGAGGGGGGGCGGATTACGGCAGCCGGCCCGCCGCACGCCGTGCTGCGGGAGGAACGGGCGAAGGATATCCTCTCCCGGGATTATTCCGGACTGAACTCCCGCGCCATTCCGAGACCTGCAGCGGATGGTGCACCCGTCATCGAGGTCCGCGGACTCGCCCACCGCTACGGCGGCATTCCCGCTCTCCGGGGTGTGGATCTCGCCATCCGCTCCGGGGAGTTCGTGGCGATCGTGGGCGAGAACGGCTCTGGAAAGACCACGCTTCTGAAGCACTTCAACGGCCTTCTGAAGCCGGATTCGGGGCATGTGACCGTTCTTGGCAGAGACACCCGGTTTGCCGCGGTATCGGAACTTGCCCGTCACGTGGGGCTCGTCTTCCAGAACCCCGATCACATGTTCTTCCAGGAGACGGTCCGGGACGAGATCGCGTTCGGGTCGCTCAACCTGGGCATCCCGGACCCGGAATCGGTGGTCGACGAAGTGCTCCTGCAGATGCGGCTGCAGGACGTCCAGCACATCTACCCCCGCTGGCTCTCCCGCGGCGAGCGCCAGCGGCTGGCCATAGGCTGCATACTCGCCATGCAGCCGTCCATCATCGCCCTCGACGAACCCACCACGGGGCTGGACGGGCGGGAGACTCGGGGGATCCTGGAGATCCTGAAGGGGCTCCAGCGCGACGGCCGCACGATCGTCGCCGTCACCCACAACCGCAACATCGCGACGCAGTGCGCCGACCGCGTCGTCACCATGGAGCGGGGGATGGTGATATCCGACGTCACCGTGCGGGGAGAGTGA
- a CDS encoding TIGR04255 family protein has protein sequence MRREYINSPIEEAICEFRMSPETDWDLAVPGLYYDRIREELPTREQRRVRSVELVMGTEGLMEELLVQDRMFFFTPDRSIGIQIGPKFLGVNVLKPYPSWQRFRPRIEHALRILTETVNVKGIYGMSLRYINLVQAPGLDVDPEEYFEFLPRFGTGFPVHADSFMVGAELPFFDGQDACRIEVSDGIPSMPDSTAFLLNIEYFLAEPESVPIDSAMDWLDRAHAKTIELFEASITDKARELFGIAAEPETAAGEAA, from the coding sequence ATGAGGAGAGAGTACATCAACTCCCCGATCGAGGAGGCAATCTGCGAATTCCGGATGTCACCGGAGACAGACTGGGATCTGGCGGTTCCCGGCCTGTACTACGACCGCATACGAGAGGAGCTCCCCACACGCGAGCAGCGGAGAGTGCGGAGCGTGGAACTCGTCATGGGAACCGAAGGGCTGATGGAGGAGCTGCTGGTCCAGGACAGGATGTTCTTCTTCACCCCCGACAGGAGCATCGGCATCCAGATCGGACCGAAGTTCCTGGGCGTCAACGTCCTGAAACCCTATCCGTCCTGGCAGCGTTTCCGCCCCCGGATCGAGCATGCCCTCCGTATACTGACCGAGACCGTTAATGTCAAGGGCATCTATGGCATGAGCCTGCGCTACATCAATCTCGTCCAGGCGCCGGGCCTCGACGTCGACCCGGAGGAGTACTTCGAGTTTCTCCCGCGGTTCGGCACGGGATTTCCCGTCCATGCCGACAGTTTCATGGTCGGCGCGGAGCTGCCCTTCTTCGACGGCCAGGACGCCTGCCGCATCGAGGTGAGTGATGGCATCCCCAGCATGCCGGATTCGACCGCTTTCCTCCTGAACATCGAGTACTTCCTCGCCGAACCGGAGTCGGTCCCCATCGATTCGGCGATGGACTGGCTCGACCGGGCTCACGCAAAGACGATCGAACTATTCGAGGCCAGCATCACGGACAAAGCACGGGAGCTCTTCGGGATCGCCGCGGAGCCGGAGACTGCAGCGGGCGAGGCCGCCTGA
- a CDS encoding ATPase domain-containing protein — MLSSSKDNSKRSTGISGLDYTLDGGILSGTSTVVIGSPISGLDLLARQFWKTEDEQGSYLMLDADAEEGMDPVHDLPPDRLPERMKGDRIVVDSLSSLVLTYGIDAAIRFMSDGIRDTFARRANVLFVVYSGLHAPAEEIRIIRAADNVIELRQEVRGNEVIRTLALYKLKGAAVPDRVVPFIITEKGIELSTTSRVV, encoded by the coding sequence ATGCTATCATCATCGAAGGATAACTCCAAACGGTCCACCGGCATCAGCGGTCTGGATTACACCCTGGATGGCGGTATTCTGAGTGGAACCTCCACGGTTGTCATTGGATCCCCCATATCGGGTCTGGATCTCCTGGCCCGGCAGTTCTGGAAGACGGAGGACGAACAGGGCTCCTATCTGATGCTGGATGCGGACGCCGAAGAGGGTATGGACCCCGTGCACGATCTTCCGCCGGACCGTCTGCCGGAGCGCATGAAAGGAGATAGGATCGTCGTCGATTCTCTCTCCTCCCTGGTCCTGACGTACGGGATCGATGCCGCGATCCGGTTCATGTCTGACGGCATCCGCGATACGTTCGCCCGCAGGGCGAACGTCCTCTTCGTGGTCTACTCCGGCCTCCATGCCCCTGCAGAAGAGATACGAATCATTCGTGCTGCGGACAACGTGATCGAGCTTCGCCAGGAGGTCCGCGGGAACGAGGTGATTCGAACACTCGCCCTGTACAAGCTCAAGGGGGCGGCGGTTCCCGATCGCGTGGTTCCGTTCATCATCACGGAGAAGGGAATCGAGCTCTCGACAACGAGCCGGGTTGTGTGA